The Desulfovibrio sp. region CATTTTTATTCAAGAATATAGGCGCTGACAATCTCGCCATAATAGGCAATGTGTGCGTCCCGGTTTGCGCCCACCGCCGAACCGTCCACATCCTGCGGATAACACTTTGTTCTGTAGTCTTCGATCAGGGCCGGGAGCTCCTGCTTTTGCTGGTACACGATTTTGCATTCCAGGGTAAGGGGGAGTTCTTTGACCGCAGGCACGGAAACAATTTCTGAATCAATCAGCGTAAGCCCGGCCTCCCTGATTTTATCAAGGTTACGGCCACATTTTGTACCACAAATGCCCAGAATTTTTTTGCTATAATCGCCAAAAGGAATATTGACCGTAAATTCGGGATTTTTGTCGAGCAGTTCACGGGTAAATCGGTGCTCACGAATAAAGGCCACAAAGATGGGGGTTGACCACTCAATGCCAAGGGTTCCCCAGCCGATGGTCATGCTGTTGACCCTGTCGCCAGCCTTGGAGGTGAGCAAAATACCCTTGGGCAGGGCTTCAAGAATATTTTTGGCGTAATCGGCAACTTCAATTTTTTTTCTTTCCATGACTCACTTCGCTTGCTTTGATTATTTTTTATGCGGTTGTGCCAGAGGGCAAACCCAGAGTGGGTACAACTCTTCCAACTGGCTAAAATCACTGCCTCATTTCATTTGCCTGATATGGCTATTGCCAACCAGACGACTTAATATTAGACCGGTCATATATTAAGTCAAGTGACGACAGTCGCAACGGGTGACCGACCAACCCGCGACGCAGGTCATGGCATGATATTTTTGCAAAATCAGGCAAGTAAATTGGAGAATTGTGCTAGCGAACAGCCACCAAGCAAGAGTAAAAGATATACAAAGTTGCATCCCCCGCGTGATCAATGACCGTTGGGGCGCATATACGGGCATTTTGCAGCGGCATATGTCAGCTGCCCTGCACAAAGCTGTTCTTTGTTTCAGTTCTGCCCGATAACAATTTTTTGTTGCTGTTTTTTATTGTGCAACAAAATTTCCGTACGATTTTTATACTGCTAACCAGCAAAGGTAAGTACCCATGGAAAAAGCAAAGGTGTATTTTACTGACTTTCGCACCAAGGCTTTTGGCGACGGCCTGCCGACCAAACTAAAAAAAATGATCAAAAAGGCGGGCATAGGCAATATTGACATGAAGGGCCGCTTTGTGGCCGTCAAGATGCACTTTGGCGAACTGGGCAATATCAGCTATCTGCGGCCCAACTACGCCCGGGCCGTGGTGGATACGGTAAAGGAACTGGGCGGCAAGCCCTTTCTGACCGACTGCAACACCATGTACCCCGGCAGCCGCAAAAATGCGCTGGAGCATCTGGAATGCGCCTGGCAAAACGGTTTTACCGCCCTTACGGTAAACTGCCCGATTCTCATTGGCGATGGCCTCAAGGGTACGGACGAAGCCCTTGTGCCCGTTGAGGGCGGTGAATTTGTGAAAGAAGCCAAGATTGGCCGCGCCGTCATGGATGCCGACGTCTTCATCAGCCTCACCCATTTCAAGGGTCATGAAATGACCGGTTTTGGCGGCGCAATCAAAAATATCGGTATGGGCTGCGGCTCGCGAGCTGGCAAGACCGAGCAGCACAGCAACGGCAAGCCCAATATCGACGAAGCCCTGTGCGTGGGTTGCAAGGCATGTATCAAACAGTGCGCCAACAACGCACTGCACTTCAATGCCGAAACCAAGAAAACCGTCATCAATCATGACAACTGCGTTGGTTGTGGCCGCTGCTTGGGCGCATGTAACTTTGACGCCATTTCTTTTGGCTTTAACGCCGCCCTTGAAATGCTCAATTACAAAATGGCTGAATATACAAAGGCTGTGGTGCACGGACGCC contains the following coding sequences:
- a CDS encoding flavin reductase family protein, which gives rise to MERKKIEVADYAKNILEALPKGILLTSKAGDRVNSMTIGWGTLGIEWSTPIFVAFIREHRFTRELLDKNPEFTVNIPFGDYSKKILGICGTKCGRNLDKIREAGLTLIDSEIVSVPAVKELPLTLECKIVYQQKQELPALIEDYRTKCYPQDVDGSAVGANRDAHIAYYGEIVSAYILE
- a CDS encoding DUF362 domain-containing protein — encoded protein: MEKAKVYFTDFRTKAFGDGLPTKLKKMIKKAGIGNIDMKGRFVAVKMHFGELGNISYLRPNYARAVVDTVKELGGKPFLTDCNTMYPGSRKNALEHLECAWQNGFTALTVNCPILIGDGLKGTDEALVPVEGGEFVKEAKIGRAVMDADVFISLTHFKGHEMTGFGGAIKNIGMGCGSRAGKTEQHSNGKPNIDEALCVGCKACIKQCANNALHFNAETKKTVINHDNCVGCGRCLGACNFDAISFGFNAALEMLNYKMAEYTKAVVHGRPHFHISLIVDVSPNCDCHGENDVPILPNIGMFASFDPLALDQACVDACMKAKPLPGSQLAENLGKKGFVDHHDHFKNSRPESEWRSCLEHAEKIGLGTREYELIVVK